The following are from one region of the Coffea eugenioides isolate CCC68of chromosome 2, Ceug_1.0, whole genome shotgun sequence genome:
- the LOC113761352 gene encoding U1 small nuclear ribonucleoprotein 70 kDa-like: protein MKAAYKQADGKKIDNRRVLVDVERGRTVPNWRPRRLGGGLGTTRVGGEELNQRYSGREQVQPGGASHSEEPRMRDDRDREREKSRERVRDRERERERSQERSQDRTRDREHREDRHHRDRERNRDRDKERDRGRDRDRDRDRTRDRDRGRDRGRDYERDGDRSRDRERDRNRERERDRDRDYEVGDADNDRGRSHDREYDYDKVEAKHDRERHGERERNYDHAEQEDDRGWYEQSDHGRKRPEGEHDHGHYDYYDHYQGQGQYDNQGAQGDDDRYQDSDRYHDRYDQMDEDNYGYERTTSEPQEKDRDYQRSDRSLSHSLSQDY, encoded by the exons ATGAAAG CTGCATATAAACAAGCTGATGGTAAGAAAATTGATAACCGGAGGGTGCTTGTTGATGTTGAACGTGGAAGGACTGTTCCGAATTGGCGACCCCGTAGGCTGGGTGGTGGCCTTGGAACAACTAGAGTTGGAGGTGAAGAACTCAATCAGAGGTACTCTGGGAG AGAGCAAGTACAACCTGGAGGGGCATCTCATTCTGAGGAACCAAGAATGCGGGATGATCGAGATCG GGAGAGGGAGAAGTCCCGTGAAAGGGTCAGGGATAGGGAAAGAGAACGAGAAAGGTCTCAGGAGCGCTCTCAAGACAGAACAAGAGATCGTGAGCACCGAGAGGATAGGCACCATAGAGATCGTGAAAGAAACAGAGATAGGGACAAGGAGAGAGACCGTGGTCGTGACCGTGACCGTGATCGAGATCGAACACGTGATCGCGATCGCGGTCGGGACCGTGGTCGTGATTATGAACGTGATGGAGACAGATCTCGTGATCGAGAACGTGATCGCAATCGTGAGAGGGAGAGGGATAGAGACCGGGATTATGAAGTTGGTGATGCTGACAATGATCGTGGTCGTTCTCATGATAGAGAGTATGACTATGACAAAGTTGAAGCTAAGCATGACCGAGAGCGGCATGGCGAAAGAGAGAGAAACTATGATCATGCGGAGCAGGAGGATGATCGTGGATGGTATGAACAATCAGATCATGGGCGTAAGCGTCCAGAAGGGGAGCATGACCATGGACACTATGACTATTATGATCACTATCAAGGTCAGGGACAGTATGATAATCAAGGTGCCCAGGGTGATGATGACCGTTATCAAGATTCTGACCGATATCATGACAGATATGATCAGATGGATGAGGACAACTATGGTTATGAGCGAACAACATCTGAGCCACAAGAGAAAGACCGAGATTATCAGCGTTCTGATAGGTCGCTCTCTCACTCGCTCTCTCAGGATTACTAG